A stretch of Monomorium pharaonis isolate MP-MQ-018 chromosome 7, ASM1337386v2, whole genome shotgun sequence DNA encodes these proteins:
- the LOC105835143 gene encoding protein PRRC2C isoform X7 has translation MSTLSGIVSKGEKGKSKFQSLDINSLYRVSRGESLEPHQQKNTLPRKHGMQSLGKVPSARRPPANLPSLKSETSSSDPAVSLVPSGGSGWATTKDSTSSTTTTTTTVATSLDNTTTVSSTAQCAAGTTVSTSLHSLLPTQQNASQPPFLDQTNNKSSWSAIMSRSGDVVGYAGLVGGAKGGRGALGLSFLAHQSPQFQHEFPSLSGQPSASVSTQSQTQQSSTTSNAISVAVHQSLLQQQPYSHNHSGGTPGNQQQLNRELNAQYGPGPSLRPQTEGSWIQGGSRTPGGAVPVTSAGPGNGNTPAGQALPLNIPVSGGHTQEGPGGGRQNLGQSPNMGAGPGGQHNSVNNQGSAPSSGPQIGPNLHHYRGLIPPFMYRSNFPGGFSSQFAPNSGSNNPQPRFNHPLGRFPPPLRERITEEEILTRPIIKEEDLSRMDDISRDAGWAAHDDIDYNQKLAFSDDEAESESPKNDEKKDIKEKKGDDNVDEKEKPRDRDSKELRDPPHRPWTQPMNRDYRGSNGASGAYASQSQLHSVHSLRGVEDDETWNERRRIKVEVASVVERARLRKEEEEKRFQESTKQAAAKKLQDLEQKMKEKQAKQKDEERAQSGEPKNLISVPPVPLPIPEWEREKENRERESRERSRTSSEGKDEKIIACVRDTRDNREGRDQGLTDFRQGDRDRQTFLRQQDPVRSERERERDRDREQRDSRDREQPAFSRHFQNNLPPRFQKQQAERSNANFNRISPNAERPASQAVPFSQQYDPGRWLHNYNSLTDSGMKQSMPQRRNRTDSDASAPLDDERPPSRDHRGNAPPSREDRYRHSSHRSYDSRKPGGYYDEYSRNFRDYEYDDRHPRDSWERERHFDDKERDPKENLDSRDNRDNRDVRDNRDNRDGRDVKDSRPTSRDARDLRDARDKDKKDYDNFLKDSFDEREREQRERSENPEWREERNVGQDRQLESRRDVSKEERNERPQRPDSRDSRTSRESKTSLRDDELHKLRDCSSWVNEVSDYEEKKRELYHEETRERERDRDRRQPPGPVTKEKIEADELKNEKRSLTQLKRGSSDLQEKKEQPKDSAVEMKKDTDVWNRKTERTPESRQIERGDNSPKAWADAISPTFEKEEEKIAEAAKDGKESDEIKQSSLDKPALEKREEALTEDAKEQAKDEKREKSTRNRTSSSGSRIRESRGGRQWGGTFSVYTRGWRGPESRGRRGGPRSTGKSGMSAKSGSYGHTDSENSADEISGSTESGKEDKRSARSPKPSQKVEKEERNREVSRREDKRSTEYSQTRSEKRTYDGKPSHEAFAPSGEPSRRGRGGFRIRNTATGNRMEGYGPPSSKSPFSSERNTDEKHQQNAGRQNPPTPTPEKDASLLQSTPVESTDDKIIAKQQALTAGITGRRNKSPSQQAQQPANKQDANHPTQVSNVSSQKAQMRKEESRSKRTRSGSRRGRDNREARSRGSSGNVSKQPQSDVGNEDWETTSENSEEHIEDHKESRNTRNKHFGGRAIQLTSQNAANVHSRRNEQLANRDQREKNSKSSNPASRAPGAEKRTLQNAGFSAQKNHADSIPPLMQNAQIQNGRSRSQSSTNSGAVANKPSNKDSMVNRIDEIKLSDPNLVNQALNDLNKKSQTKDKKLVDSEIETNSCTEDATSVTAEDKVDADGFQEVRSKKNVKESRHNQKEEVKPVKRDKEKERERDRSKSKSNGSQQALQQAQNIPPLLGQNIPQPANVPQKQYDNRNTRNPRLAPRFQRLVKQQQQQMCATDASDMSKLNSNNYAKDSTNSPAPPPTVNAWDKPFTSQLRSNSPSAVSTDIQLMSGLIQNDHSHEGNEINSGHSSQRNSPSGEKTGKNLKETLTEKNVSDVSSPPVQTLIFENTKYTKNTTGPTDLAVKSKFSNHMKSQQRAEKRAEIEEEGSQIQQHQQPTLSVAFSNKPNDLIKDKNQEPIQMPLSFNKNEDNSDMKLDFTFDSDLSQLTDDKSKSLGMARSMHMTGGQSTISPSTAELNLKIASVKKVWENAPPMPTVVEHEDGTSVVSSAASFPQAFESGDVEDSYSPHQPSPYNQSNIKSEITTSTNVCKLVPPQVKPQQQSSGSSGTQPGSTVPGPSPIGAGQSPIGHPPVSLQGPLSPPPFNSTGQPSHINYQEFPQYPGSQAAQYGGMSAIPSPPAVLFNTGSGQLPAQAGGLYGAFQLDQSRSPFTQYAPYAPSLQSSFSQQNVYLQQPPPPPPHAPNAPTPEMYQNNLSQYRITAAAGPPFGQNQQLSNNPNTVLISSSSNSLMSASVKPSSQPIGAIGTKAPHFQSPSAPQPNQLAYIPYDPNQVLGVSGSYMSNSQLVQRPGPNVQASNSYYSATSADVFPGSQTGFYQSGGATQQTGTHYGLQGFGQHSQSLATGSATPVGLQNYGPSFLSSSGLQIAAAAQQFRNPTGGLPGPGNAAPTFLSKHQPQEQPRQLKSPSGNQQDVLASVFSSTPQIPSPKSRNCKQQSSSQQPQPSPTQHHKYQQYQGVSQSALVSSYNNYVLQQNVRGMGMPPRAGIQPSQQRYPPPIQRPVVPFAPGPNPNNPTQQQPACMPTQQQQQAQINRHRPNLHQQQQQQRNMKMQQQYYSPQGNVKMDSNDKSDNHNDKNDGPSGTQPGSNKPNVNQQDSDNNKEEVNQQNE, from the exons ATGTCTACTCTGTCAGGGATTGTGTCGAAGGGGGAGAAAGGAAAATCCAAGTTTCAATCATTAGATATCAATAGCTTGTACCGGGTGAGTAGG GGTGAATCTTTGGAGCCGCATCAGCAGAAAAATACATTACCGCGCAAACATGGAATGCAAAGTCTTGGAAAGGTGCCTTCGGCACGGCGTCCTCCGGCTAATTTGCCCAGTTTAAAAAGTGAAACTAGCAGCAGTGACCCGGCTGTCAGTCTTGTGCCAAGTGGAGGAAGTGGTTGGGCTACTACTAAGGATTCAACATCATCGACCACTACTACTACCACCACAGTAGCAACTTCATTAGATAACACTACT ACTGTCTCTTCAACAGCACAATGCGCAGCAGGGACCACTGTGTCAACATCCCTACACTCTTTACTGCCGACACAACAAAATGCATCACAACCTCCTTTTTTGGATCAGACAAACAACAAATCATCATGGAGTGCAATTATGAGCAGATCAGGAGACG TGGTTGGTTACGCGGGGCTCGTGGGGGGCGCGAAAGGGGGAAGAGGTGCCCTTGGACTGAGTTTCCTCGCCCACCAGTCCCCGCAGTTCCAACACGAGTTTCCCAGTCTCAGTGGACAGCCGTCCGCCTCCGTCTCCACTCAGAGCCAGACTCAACAGTCCTCAACAACATCCAATGCAATCTCAGTCGCAGTCCATCAATCGTTACTACAGCAACAGCCGTATTCCCACAACCACTCAG GTGGGACGCCGGGGAACCAACAGCAATTGAATCGAGAATTAAATGCGCAGTATGGTCCAGGGCCGAGCCTGCGTCCACAGA CCGAAGGAAGTTGGATTCAAGGTGGAAGTCGTACGCCAGGTGGCGCAGTACCAGTAACATCAGCTGGTCCCGGAAATGGGAATACTCCGGCGGGCCAGGCCCTCCCTTTAAATATACCTGTTTCAGGAGGACACACCCAGGAGGGGCCCGGTGGAGGGCGGCAGAACTTGGGCCAATCGCCCAACATGGGCGCGGGCCCGGGAGGCCAGCATAATTCCGTAAATAATCAAGGTTCTGCGCCTTCTTCCGGTCCTCAAATTGGGCCAAATCTACATCACTATCGAGGTCTTATTCCTCCATTT atGTATAGATCAAATTTTCCTGGTGGATTTTCTTCGCAATTTGCACCAAATTCTGGATCCAACAACCCCCAACCTAGATTTAATCATCCTTTGGGTCGATTTCCACCTCCTCTACGTGAGCGCATAACTGAGGAAGAAATTCTGACTAGACCCATCATCAAAGAGGAAGATCTTTCGCGTATGGATGACATTTCCCGTGACGCAGGATGGGCTGCGCACGATGATATTGATTATAACCAAAAATTGGCCTTTAGCGACGACGAAGCTGAATCAGAATCACCGAAAAATGACgagaaaaaagatatcaaGGAGAAAAAAGGTGATGATAATGTAGACGAGAAGGAGAAACCTCGAGACCGAGACTCGAAGGAACTCCGTGATCCGCCGCATCGTCCTTGGACTCAACCTATGAATCGTGACTATCGTGGCTCAAACGGCGCAAGTGGTGCCTACGCCAGTCAATCGCAATTGCATTCTGTACATTCTTTAAGAG gTGTTGAGGATGACGAGACATGGAACGAACGACGTAGAATTAAAGTAGAGGTAGCATCCGTTGTCGAGCGTGCACGATTACGcaaggaggaagaggagaaacGCTTCCAAGAATCAACGAAACAAGCAGCGGCTAAGAAACTACAGGACTTGGAACAAAAGATGAAGGAAAAGCAGGCGAAACAAAAAGATGAGGAACGGGCGCAGTCTGGCGAACCCAAGAACTTGATCAGTGTGCCGCCTGTACCTCTTCCTATACCTGAatgggaaagagagaaggagaatcGAGAGCGAGAGAGTAGAGAACGATCTCGCACCTCGTCCGAAGGGAAAgatgagaaaattattgcgTGTGTACGCGATACTCGTGACAATAGAGAGGGCAGAGATCAAGGACTGACGGACTTTCGTCAAGGCGATCGCGATAGGCAGACTTTTTTACGACAACAAGACCCGGTTCGTAGCGAGCGCGAGAGGGAACGCGATCGTGATCGTGAACAAAGAGACTCAAGAGATCGCGAGCAACCAGCGTTCTCTCGACactttcaaaataacttgCCGCCAAGATTTCAAAAACAGCAGGCCGAGAGAAGCAATGCGAATTTCAACCGAATTTCACCAAATGCGGAAAGACCTGCTTCCCAGGCTGTTCCGTTTTCCCAACAATACGATCCCGGAAGATGGCTTCACAATTACAATTCATTGA CAGATAGCGGTATGAAGCAATCCATGCCGCAACGTCGTAATAGAACTGATTCGGATGCATCGGCACCATTGGATGATGAACGACCTCCGTCCCGAGATCATCGCGGTAACGCACCGCCATCGAGGGAAGATCGTTATCGACATTCTTCGCATCGGTCCTACGATAGCCGCAAACCAGGTGGTTATTATGATGAATACAGCCGTAATTTCAGAGACTACGAGTACGATGATAGGCATCCTCGTGATTCTTGGGAACGCGAAAGACATTTTGACGACAAAGAGCGAGACCCGAAGGAGAATTTGGACTCGAGAGATAATCGAGACAACCGAGATGTCCGTGACAATCGTGACAATCGAGACGGTCGCGATGTCAAAGATTCTCGTCCTACTAGTCGTGATGCTCGAGACTTAAGAGATGCGCGCGACAAAGACAAGAAAgattacgataattttttaaag gaTTCTTTCGATGAGCGAGAACGGGAACAAAGGGAGCGTTCTGAGAACCCTGAATGGCGTGAAGAACGCAACGTAGGTCAAGATAGACAGCTCGAAAGTCGTCGCGACGTGTCGAAGGAAGAACGCAATGAACGCCCGCAGAGACCGGACTCACGTGATAGTCGTACTTCCAGAGAATCGAAAACGTCTTTACGCGATGACGAACTGCACAAATTACGAGATTGCAGTTCCTGGGTAAACGAAGTATCAGATTACGAGGAGAAAAAACGAGAGTTGTATCACGAAGAGActagggaaagagaaagagatagagatagaagACAGCCTCCCGGTCCAGTCACTAAAGAGAAAATCGAAGCGGAtgaattgaaaaatgaaaaacgtaGTTTGACTCAACTGAAGAGAGGTAGTTCTGATCttcaagagaaaaaagaacagCCGAAGGATAGTGCTGTTGAGATGAAAAAGGATACGGATGTGTGGAACAGAAAAACGGAACGTACTCCGGAAAGCAGACAGATCGAGAGGGGTGATAATTCGCCGAAAGCGTGGGCTGACGCTATATCACCGACTTTTgagaaggaagaagagaaGATAGCAGAAGCTGCTAAAGATGGCAAAGAAAGCGATGAAATTAAACAGAGCTCGTTGGATAAGCCTGCtttagaaaaaagagaggaagcaCTTACCGAGGACGCTAAAGAGCAAGCTAAGgatgaaaaaagagaaaagagtaCGCGCAACAGAACAAGCAGTAGTGGCTCCAGAATCCGGGAATCCCGTGGTGGACGTCAGTGGGGAGGAACTTTCAGCGTCTATACTCGCGGTTGGCGTGGCCCGGAATCTAGAGGACGACGAGGTGGACCACGATCTACTGGTAAATCCGGGATGTCCGCCAAGAGCGGTTCATATGGGCACACTGATTCCGAGAATAGTGCTGACGAGATATCCGGCTCCACTGAGTCTGGAAAAGAGGATAAGCGATCGGCTCGTTCCCCGAAACCATCTCAGAAGGTCGAGAAGGAGGAGCGCAATCGCGAGGTGTCAAGACGAGAGGATAAGCGTAGTACCGAGTATTCTCAGACACGCAGCGAGAAAAGAACATATGATGGTAAGCCTAGCCATGAAGCTTTCGCGCCGTCAGGCGAACCGTCCCGTCGTGGCAGAGGTGGTTTCCGTATCCGAAATACGGCCACGGGCAATCGTATGGAAGGCTACGGACCACCATCCAGTAAGAGTCCGTTTTCGTCGGAACGTAATACAGATGAAAAGCATCAGCAAAATGCTGGACGGCAAAATCCACCGACCCCGACTCCAGAGAAAGATGCAAGTCTCTTGCAATCCACGCCAGTTGAGTCTACCGACGATAAGATAATCGCGAAGCAACAGGCACTTACAGCGGGTATCACAGGCAGACGCAATAAGTCTCCGAGTCAGCAAGCTCAACAACCTGCTAACAAGCAAGACGCAAACCATCCAACTCAAGTCTCCAACGTTTCGTCCCAAAAAGCGCAAATGCGAAAGGAAGAGTCCCGTTCCAAGAGAACTCGTAGTGGAAGTAGGAgg GGAAGAGATAACCGTGAAGCTCGTTCACGCGGCAGCAGTGGCAATGTATCAAAACAGCCACAGTCGGACGTAGGCAATGAAGATTGGGAAACTACATCAGAGAACAGCGAGGAACATATAGAGGATCACAAAGAGTCTCGTAACACACGCAATAAGCATTTTGGTGGACGAGCCATTCAATTAACGAGCCAAAATGCCGCTAATGTGCATTCCCGTAGAAACGAGCAGTTGGCAAATAGAGACCAACGTGAGAAAAATTCCAAGTCTTCCAATCCGGCGTCGCGAGCCCCGGGAGCAGAGAAACGAACTCTGCAGAATGCCGGATTTAGTGCTCAAAAGAATCATGCCGACAGTATACCGCCTCTAATGCAAAATGCGCAAATACAGAATGGAAGGTCGAGAAGTCAAAGCTCGACTAACAGTGGCGCGGTTGCAAATAAaccgagtaataaagatagcaTGGTTAATCGTATTGATGAGATCAAGTTAAGCGATCCAAATCTTGTTAATCAAGCGCTGAACGATCTCAATAAGAAGTCCCAGACGAAAGACAAAAAACTAGTGGATTCGGAAATCGAAACAAATAGCTGTACCGAGGACGCAACAAGTGTTACAGCGGAAGATAAAGTAGATGCTGACGGTTTTCAGGAAGTGCGTTCGAAGAAAAACGTGAAGGAATCTCGACATAATCAGAAGGAGGAAGTGAAGCCCGTTAAGAGAGACAAAGAAAAAGAGCGTGAACGCGATCGTTCGAAGTCAAAGTCGAATGGATCACAACAGGCTCTGCAGCAGGCACAAAATATACCTCCTCTACTTGGCCAGAATATCCCGCAGCCGGCGAACGTACCGCAGAAGCAGTACGACAATCGAAATACAAGAAATCCAAGACTCGCGCCACGATTCCAACGTCTAGTgaagcaacagcagcagcaaatGTGCGCGACCGACGCAAGCGATATGAGCAAGCTGAATAGCAACAACTACGCTAAAGACTCTACTAACAGTCCTGCTCCTCCACCAACGGTTAATGCTTGGGACAAACCTTTCACAAGCCAATTGCGTTCGAATTCTCCGTCTGCAGTCTCCACAGACATTCAACTGATGTCTGGTTTGATTCAAAATGATCATAGTCATGAAGGCAATGAGATTAATTCTGGACACAGCAGCCAACGAAATTCACCAAGTGGTGAGAAGACGGGGAAGAACCTGAAGGAAACTCTGACGGAAAAGAATGTGTCCGACGTGTCTTCACCTCCCGTACAGACCTTGATCTTCGAGAATACGAAATATACAAAGAATACAACTGGACCAACAGATCTGGCCGTAAAATCGAAGTTTTCGAATCACATGAAATCACAACAACGAGCCGAAAAGCGTGCGGAAATAGAAGAGGAAGGTAGCCAAATCCAGCAACATCAACAACCGACGCTCTCCGTTGCATTTTCCAATAAACCGAATGACTTAATCAAAGACAAAAATCAAGAACCTATTCAAATGCCTTTATCATTCAATAAAAACGAAGATAATTCCGACATGAAATTGGACTTTACTTTTGACTCTGATCTTTCGCAATTGACGGATGATAAGAGTAAAAGTTTAGGCATGGCACGCTCCATGCATATGACTGGTGGTCAGAGCACGATATCGCCGTCGACCGCGGAACTCAACCTTAAAATCGCGTCTGTAAAAAAAGTCTGGGAGAATGCACCACCAATGCCGACCGTAGTCGAGCATGAGGACGGTACCAGTGTGGTCAGTAGTGCGGCCAGCTTCCCGCAAGCGTTCGAAAGCGGCGACGTTGAGGACAGTTACAGCCCTCACCAACCCTCACCATACAATCAGAGCAATATAAAAAGCGAAATCACAACGTCTACAAATGTGTGCAAG CTGGTTCCCCCGCAGGTGAAGCCGCAGCAACAGTCTTCAGGGAGCAGTGGTACGCAACCAGGATCTACCGTACCTGGGCCAAGTCCCATTGGAGCTGGTCAGAGTCCCATCGGCCATCCTCCCGTTAGTCTTCAAGGTCCCTTAAGTCCACCTCCATTTAATTCTACAGGACAACCCTCGCATATTAATTATCAG GAATTTCCGCAGTATCCTGGTTCACAGGCAGCGCAATACGGTGGCATGTCGGCCATACCGTCGCCACCAGCTGTGCTGTTCAACACAGGTTCAGGACAATTACCAGCTCAAGCGGGCGGTTTATATGGAGCGTTTCAATTAGATCAGAGCCGATCACCGTTTACGCAGTACGCGCCGTACGCTCCGTCTCTTCAGAGCTCGTTTAGCCAACAAAATGTATACTTGCAGCAACCGCCACCACCTCCACCTCATGCGCCAAATGCTCCAACACCAGAGATGTATCAGAACAATTTATCTCAATACCGAATT ACTGCAGCAGCTGGTCCGCCATTTGGACAAAATCAACAGCTTAGTAATAATCCCAATACGGTACTAATCAGTTCGTCATCAAATTCTCTAATGTCCGCGAGCGTCAAGCCATCGTCTCAACCAATTGGAGCAATTGGAACTAAAGCTCCACATTTCCAGAGCCCATCTGCTCCTCAACCCAATCAG TTGGCTTATATACCATATGATCCAAATCAAGTGCTCGGTGTTAGCGGTAGTTACATGAGCAATTCACAATTAGTGCAGAGACCTGGTCCAAATGTGCAAGCATCCAACAGTTACTACAGCGCTACATCCGCtg atGTATTTCCTGGCTCGCAGACAGGCTTCTACCAATCCGGTGGTGCTACTCAACAAACTGGAACTCATTATGGTCTGCAAGGATTTGGCCAACACAGTCAAAGTCTGGCAACGGGTAGCGCAACTCCTGTTGGTCTACAAAATTATGGCCCTAGCTTTCTATCCAGTTCAGGATTGCAAATTGCTGCAGCAGCTCAACAATTTCGTAATCCCACTGGTGGTCTGCCAGGACCAGGAAATGCAGCACCCACATTTCTTAGTAAGCATCAACCGCAGGAGCAACCCAGACAGTTAAAGAGTCCATCGGGAAATCAACAGGATGTACTTGCATCGGTCTTTAGTTCAA ctCCACAAATACCGTCGCCTAAATCAAGAAATTGCAAACAGCAATCTTCGTCACAACAACCACAGCCAAGTCCTACACAACATCACAAGTATCAACAATATCAGGGCGTTAGTCAGTCTGCTCTGGTAAGCAGCTACAATAACTAC GTTTTACAACAGAATGTACGTGGAATGGGTATGCCGCCTCGTGCTGGTATCCAACCGTCGCAACAGCGTTATCCACCCCCGATACAACGTCCTGTAGTACCATTTGCACCAGGCCCAAACCCAAATAATCCCACGCAACAACAGCCTGCTTGTATGCCAAcacagcaacagcagcaagCTCAAATTAATCGTCACAGACCGAATTTACAccagcaacaacagcaacaacgTAACATGAAGATGCAACAGCAATATTATTCACCACAAG ggAACGTTAAAATGGATTCCAATGATAAATCTGATAACCACAATGACAAGAATGATGGTCCGTCTGGAACACAACCTGGGAGCAACAAGCCCAACGTAAATCAACAAGATAGTGATAACAATAAGGAAGAAGTGAACCAACAAAACGAGTga